Proteins encoded in a region of the Psychromicrobium lacuslunae genome:
- a CDS encoding sensor histidine kinase codes for MEKRSGASNDRRRQPRTAFSTRLLWQQILVVLSVVLLASGVSGWLSYQRLSAEIGAKALAVAQSISEDSSIRTALSQAKGVIPAQPVLQGGIVQKIAEAARERTGALFVVVADRNGLRWAHPEEAELGKHVTTSPEGPLSGQEIIETENGSLGSSVRAKVPLRGVDGGIVGEVSVGYSTQEVIDEIGESVLPILGVGALSLLLGVLATGASLRNLRRRTRGLELEEISTLAQNQESVLHGVDEGVLGLDADHRITVCNDKARELLSLDDPIGRLLEELTLPEGVTELLEQDSDQSVQVVFNELVLLVNALKVVRGNHDLGWVLMVRDRRSVQALSRQLEAVSTLSSALRAQRHEFANRLHVVTGLVQLNQTDAALDYLRESLATGPLNYPLENSELVTDTYLAAFLGAKSTQAAERGVALRVGSGTLVQYPVRDAQNATAVLGNLVDNAITAAVHGSNSERWVEVELLSDRAALVVTVADSGDGVRQADQAEIFAEGFTTSNRQASSTGRGEGIGLGLARQLARIDGGDLVLLESGTLGGPGAVFMARLKKVLERTEGAEGDD; via the coding sequence GTGGAAAAACGGAGCGGGGCATCGAATGATCGACGTCGGCAGCCGCGCACCGCGTTTTCGACCCGTTTGCTTTGGCAACAGATCTTGGTGGTGCTGTCCGTGGTGCTACTCGCCAGCGGAGTCTCTGGCTGGCTCAGCTACCAGCGGCTTAGCGCCGAGATCGGTGCTAAGGCGCTCGCGGTGGCCCAGTCGATTTCCGAAGACAGCTCGATTCGGACTGCGCTCAGCCAAGCCAAGGGAGTGATCCCGGCACAACCCGTGCTGCAGGGTGGCATCGTTCAGAAGATCGCCGAAGCAGCGCGTGAACGAACCGGCGCGCTCTTTGTCGTGGTCGCAGACCGGAACGGGCTACGGTGGGCGCATCCGGAGGAAGCCGAACTCGGCAAACACGTCACCACCAGCCCTGAGGGGCCGCTCAGCGGGCAAGAAATCATTGAGACCGAGAACGGCTCTCTGGGCTCCTCGGTGCGCGCTAAGGTGCCATTACGGGGCGTTGACGGTGGCATCGTCGGCGAGGTAAGTGTTGGCTACTCCACCCAGGAAGTGATCGACGAAATTGGTGAATCGGTGCTGCCGATCCTCGGCGTCGGCGCTCTGTCCCTCTTGCTCGGCGTACTGGCCACCGGTGCCTCACTGCGTAACCTGCGGCGTCGCACCCGCGGCCTGGAGTTGGAGGAAATCAGCACTCTGGCGCAAAACCAGGAGAGCGTGCTGCATGGCGTCGACGAGGGCGTGCTAGGTCTGGATGCGGACCACCGAATCACCGTCTGCAATGACAAAGCCCGCGAGCTCTTAAGCCTGGACGATCCAATCGGTAGGCTCTTGGAGGAGCTAACGCTGCCCGAGGGCGTGACTGAACTGTTGGAGCAAGATTCCGATCAGAGCGTGCAAGTTGTCTTCAATGAACTCGTACTGTTGGTGAACGCACTTAAAGTGGTGCGCGGGAATCATGATCTGGGTTGGGTGCTGATGGTTCGTGATCGGCGCTCCGTGCAAGCCCTCAGTCGGCAGCTGGAGGCAGTTTCCACCCTTTCCTCGGCACTTCGAGCGCAACGCCACGAATTCGCCAATCGGCTGCACGTGGTGACCGGCTTGGTGCAGCTCAATCAGACCGACGCCGCCCTCGATTATCTACGTGAAAGCCTGGCAACCGGGCCGCTGAATTATCCGCTGGAGAACTCGGAACTGGTTACCGATACCTATTTGGCTGCGTTCCTCGGGGCAAAGAGTACCCAGGCCGCTGAACGCGGAGTTGCGCTGCGAGTCGGCAGCGGTACGTTGGTGCAGTACCCGGTTCGGGACGCTCAGAATGCCACCGCGGTGCTTGGGAATCTGGTAGATAACGCGATCACCGCAGCGGTGCACGGCAGCAATAGCGAACGCTGGGTGGAGGTTGAGCTGCTGAGCGATCGAGCCGCGCTGGTGGTCACCGTCGCGGATTCCGGCGACGGCGTGCGGCAAGCTGACCAAGCGGAGATTTTCGCCGAAGGCTTTACCACCTCGAACCGGCAGGCTAGCTCCACTGGCCGTGGCGAGGGGATTGGCCTGGGACTGGCGCGGCAACTGGCCAGGATCGACGGCGGCGACCTAGTGCTGCTCGAATCGGGTACGCTGGGTGGCCCTGGGGCGGTCTTCATGGCTAGGTTAAAAAAGGTATTGGAGCGAACGGAGGGCGCTGAAGGTGACGACTGA
- a CDS encoding response regulator, with protein MTTDFRVLVVDDDFHVARLHRDYVNTVPGFIALEPVGSAESALRAISTLRPDLVLIDIFLPDRNGLDLLTELDLDAMVLSAAGDAESVQRARRRGALGYLIKPFEPELLTAKLRYYARYRKLLASSSSLDQELVERALRQLSGAEAAKKTRSVTEQEIRSALQRAGGEHRTALEVAQEIGISRATAQRYLSVLVEEGAASVSLRYGATGRPEHHYSS; from the coding sequence GTGACGACTGATTTCCGAGTGCTAGTGGTCGACGACGACTTCCACGTGGCGCGACTGCACCGAGATTACGTCAACACGGTGCCGGGTTTTATCGCCCTAGAGCCGGTGGGCAGTGCCGAGTCGGCGCTCCGAGCGATCTCCACGCTGCGGCCGGATCTGGTGCTTATCGACATTTTCTTACCGGACCGCAATGGATTGGATTTGCTGACCGAGCTCGACCTGGATGCCATGGTGCTCAGCGCGGCGGGGGACGCCGAGTCGGTGCAACGCGCCCGACGTCGTGGCGCCCTGGGCTACCTGATCAAGCCTTTTGAGCCGGAGTTATTGACCGCGAAGTTACGTTATTACGCGCGTTACCGAAAGCTGCTCGCTTCCAGCAGTTCTCTCGACCAAGAACTGGTGGAACGCGCATTGCGTCAGCTCTCCGGTGCCGAGGCCGCCAAGAAAACCCGTTCGGTGACCGAACAGGAAATCAGAAGTGCCTTGCAGCGGGCCGGTGGCGAACACCGCACCGCACTGGAAGTGGCCCAGGAGATCGGTATCTCCCGGGCCACCGCACAACGCTATCTTTCGGTGTTAGTCGAGGAAGGCGCAGCAAGCGTTTCGCTACGCTACGGTGCCACTGGGCGACCGGAACATCACTACTCTTCCTGA
- a CDS encoding 3-hydroxyacyl-CoA dehydrogenase NAD-binding domain-containing protein, with protein MSAKDFSQLTELFPDEIVTHSYLKDLELADSQGKKIGTFALITLDNGLDHKRPTTLGPNTLVELGTLLEEQRERAARGEIIGVGVTGKPYFLVAGADLSAVKGLKARENGVWMAQLGHDVYRTLNNLGVPSFVFINGLALGGGLEIALNANYRTVSTAAGALALPEAFLGLVPGWGGVYLLPRLIGPENAVKVMVENALNNNRTTSGPAAFKLGIADALFEPADFLEQSIAWAAKVLSGEITVERPNAVSDPLTEEQSAAWDQAVATAKGIVKAKTSNAAPAPLRVVELLEKGKTWSKEESAAAEIEALGDLMQTDEFHATVYAFLDLVQKRAKRPAGAPDKSLAKPVTKVGVVGAGLMASQLSLVFARQLKVPVVMTDIDQARVDKGVGYVHAEVDKLLAKKRISPDAANRTKALVTGSVSKEAFADADFVIEAVFEELQVKKDVFAELEEIVSEDCILATNTSSLSVTEMAKDLKHPERLVGFHFFNPVAVMPLLEIVRAPKTSDAVLATAFETAKALRKNAVLVKDAAAFVVNRVLLRLMGVVAEAFDQGTDARTADTALKPMGLPMTPFTLLAMVGVPVALHVSESLHAAFGDRFWVSQNQQRLIDAGKKGIWEIGEDGKPFVPQDTLDLLEFGDSPISGEELLVRTQDALAEEIGLMLDEGVVAGPEDIDLCMILGAGWPMFLGGITPYLDRVGASERVNGKRFHAPGQASRPV; from the coding sequence ATGAGCGCGAAAGATTTCTCCCAGCTAACCGAGTTGTTCCCCGACGAGATAGTCACCCACTCCTACCTGAAGGACCTGGAACTCGCTGACTCCCAGGGCAAGAAGATCGGCACCTTCGCGCTGATCACCTTGGACAACGGGCTCGACCATAAACGGCCGACCACACTCGGGCCGAACACCCTGGTGGAACTCGGCACCCTGCTCGAAGAGCAGCGTGAGCGGGCCGCCCGCGGCGAGATCATCGGCGTCGGCGTGACCGGGAAGCCCTACTTCCTGGTGGCCGGTGCAGACTTGTCCGCGGTAAAAGGCCTCAAGGCACGCGAAAACGGCGTCTGGATGGCCCAGCTCGGCCATGACGTCTACCGCACCTTGAACAACCTCGGCGTACCCAGCTTTGTCTTCATTAACGGCCTCGCTCTTGGCGGCGGTCTGGAAATCGCGCTGAACGCCAACTACCGTACCGTCTCGACGGCTGCCGGCGCGCTAGCACTGCCAGAGGCCTTCCTCGGTCTGGTTCCAGGCTGGGGTGGCGTCTACTTACTGCCGCGCTTGATCGGCCCGGAGAACGCCGTCAAGGTGATGGTGGAGAACGCACTGAATAACAACCGCACCACCTCCGGACCGGCGGCCTTCAAGCTCGGCATTGCCGATGCTTTGTTCGAGCCCGCTGATTTCCTCGAACAGTCAATCGCCTGGGCAGCCAAGGTGCTCTCGGGTGAAATCACGGTGGAACGCCCGAACGCGGTCTCCGATCCACTCACCGAGGAGCAGTCAGCTGCTTGGGATCAAGCGGTGGCCACCGCTAAGGGAATCGTCAAGGCGAAGACCTCCAATGCCGCACCGGCCCCGCTGCGCGTGGTCGAGCTATTGGAAAAGGGTAAAACCTGGAGCAAAGAGGAATCGGCCGCCGCTGAAATTGAGGCGCTCGGCGATTTGATGCAGACGGATGAGTTCCACGCCACCGTCTACGCTTTCCTGGATCTGGTGCAGAAGCGGGCTAAGCGCCCGGCCGGTGCACCGGATAAGTCGCTGGCCAAGCCGGTGACCAAGGTTGGCGTGGTCGGTGCCGGGCTGATGGCTAGCCAGCTTTCGTTGGTCTTTGCCCGTCAACTCAAGGTGCCGGTAGTGATGACCGATATTGACCAGGCCCGGGTGGATAAGGGCGTCGGCTATGTGCACGCCGAAGTCGATAAGTTGTTAGCTAAGAAGCGGATCTCCCCGGACGCTGCGAACCGCACCAAAGCCTTAGTGACCGGCTCAGTCTCCAAAGAGGCATTCGCCGATGCTGACTTCGTGATCGAGGCAGTTTTTGAAGAGTTGCAGGTCAAAAAGGACGTCTTTGCCGAACTCGAAGAGATCGTCTCCGAGGACTGCATTCTGGCGACCAATACCTCTTCGCTCTCGGTCACCGAAATGGCCAAGGATCTCAAACACCCCGAGCGGCTGGTTGGCTTCCACTTCTTCAACCCGGTCGCGGTCATGCCGCTGCTGGAGATCGTGCGGGCGCCCAAAACCTCCGACGCCGTACTTGCCACCGCCTTTGAGACCGCTAAAGCGCTGCGCAAAAACGCTGTGCTGGTCAAGGATGCCGCAGCTTTCGTGGTCAACCGGGTGCTCTTGCGGCTGATGGGGGTGGTGGCTGAAGCGTTCGATCAGGGCACCGATGCGCGCACCGCCGATACCGCGCTCAAGCCAATGGGCTTGCCAATGACGCCGTTCACCCTGCTGGCCATGGTCGGCGTGCCGGTGGCGCTACACGTTTCCGAATCACTGCATGCTGCCTTCGGCGACCGCTTCTGGGTGTCTCAAAATCAGCAGCGGCTGATTGACGCCGGGAAGAAGGGCATCTGGGAGATTGGCGAGGACGGCAAGCCGTTCGTGCCACAGGACACTCTCGATCTCCTAGAGTTCGGTGATAGTCCGATCAGCGGTGAAGAACTACTCGTTCGCACCCAGGATGCGCTGGCCGAGGAAATCGGTCTGATGCTGGACGAAGGTGTGGTTGCCGGTCCCGAGGATATCGACCTCTGCATGATTCTGGGTGCCGGCTGGCCGATGTTCTTGGGCGGCATTACGCCGTACCTTGACCGAGTCGGCGCTTCCGAGCGGGTCAATGGCAAGCGATTCCACGCCCCAGGCCAGGCTTCTAGGCCGGTCTAG
- a CDS encoding thiolase family protein: MPIKGAKVSPNARQVREVVFVDGVRTPFGKAGEKGIYASTRADDLVVKCIRELMRRNPSLPAERIDDVAIAATTQTGDQGLTIGRTAALLAGLPRSVPGFAIDRMCAGAMTAVTTTASGIGFGAYDVVIAGGVEHMGHHPMGSGTDPNPRFMSERLVDPAALNMGNTAENLHDRFPKITKERTDRYAVNSQNKLAAAYDKGQIQPDLVPVASFKAEPKNAEGVSTGNSWNLNTVDEPPRPGTTMEDLAGLRTPFRPHGRVTAGNAAGLNDGATAAILASSEAAEELGLPVKMKLVSYGFAGVEPEVMGIGPVPATEKALKNAGLSIEDIGLFEINEAFAVQVLSFLDYFGIADDDPRVNRYGGAIAVGHPLASSGVRLMNQLARQFEEDHSVQYGITTMCIGLGMGATVIWENPHFDGSQSTDLSSAQDAATEASTHQQEATA; the protein is encoded by the coding sequence ATGCCGATAAAAGGAGCTAAAGTGAGCCCAAATGCACGGCAAGTCCGTGAAGTAGTTTTTGTTGATGGCGTCAGAACCCCTTTTGGAAAAGCCGGAGAAAAAGGCATCTACGCCTCAACTCGGGCCGATGACCTGGTGGTCAAGTGCATCCGGGAATTGATGCGACGCAACCCCTCGCTACCCGCCGAGCGCATCGACGACGTAGCTATCGCCGCCACCACCCAGACCGGTGACCAAGGGCTGACCATTGGGCGCACCGCTGCGCTGCTGGCTGGTTTACCCCGCTCGGTCCCCGGTTTTGCAATTGACCGGATGTGTGCCGGCGCGATGACGGCGGTCACCACCACCGCCTCTGGCATTGGCTTCGGTGCCTACGACGTGGTGATCGCTGGCGGGGTGGAACATATGGGCCACCACCCGATGGGTTCCGGTACCGACCCCAACCCGCGCTTCATGTCGGAACGGCTGGTCGACCCGGCAGCACTGAACATGGGCAATACGGCGGAGAACCTGCACGACCGATTCCCCAAAATCACCAAAGAACGCACCGACCGTTACGCGGTGAATTCGCAGAACAAACTGGCCGCCGCCTACGACAAAGGCCAGATTCAACCCGATCTGGTGCCGGTGGCTTCCTTCAAAGCTGAGCCGAAGAACGCCGAGGGCGTCAGCACCGGAAATAGCTGGAACCTGAACACCGTCGACGAGCCGCCTCGACCCGGCACCACGATGGAAGACCTAGCCGGCCTGCGCACTCCATTCCGGCCGCACGGTCGAGTCACTGCCGGTAACGCAGCGGGTCTGAACGATGGCGCCACTGCTGCCATCCTGGCTTCCTCCGAGGCCGCCGAAGAACTCGGACTCCCCGTCAAGATGAAGCTGGTCAGTTATGGCTTCGCCGGGGTTGAGCCCGAGGTGATGGGCATCGGCCCGGTTCCGGCCACCGAAAAGGCGCTCAAAAACGCTGGCCTGAGCATTGAAGATATCGGCCTGTTTGAGATCAATGAAGCCTTCGCCGTTCAGGTGCTCTCCTTCCTGGACTACTTCGGCATTGCCGACGACGACCCGCGAGTTAACCGCTATGGCGGTGCGATCGCCGTTGGGCACCCGCTTGCTTCCTCCGGCGTCCGGCTGATGAACCAGCTGGCTCGCCAATTCGAAGAGGACCACTCGGTGCAGTACGGCATCACCACAATGTGCATTGGCTTGGGCATGGGCGCCACGGTGATCTGGGAGAACCCGCATTTTGACGGCTCCCAGTCTACCGATTTATCGTCCGCTCAAGACGCCGCCACCGAAGCCAGCACCCACCAACAGGAGGCGACAGCATGA
- a CDS encoding HRDC domain-containing protein, producing MKPEAIPASPESAEIADLDLSEIPEVIELDTPRDGVPLVINTAEGLSRAAKALAAGTGPAGVDAERASGFRYGQRAFLVQIRREGAGTWLIDPEPFEDLKIIDEALRGVEWILHAASQDLPCLYDLGMWPDSLFDTELAARIAGLPKVGLAAVVEQLLGFGLAKEHSAADWSTRPLPEPWLRYAALDVEVLAELREELVELLTADGKLEWVNEEFHAILQVGPPAPRVDPWRRTSGVHQLRDRRQLAAVRQLWQERDALAQNRDVAPGRLLPDSAIVVAAKAMPNTIPQLLAVPGFNGRAVHREAPRWMRAINEAKALKELPPLHLPSNAPPPPRAWTDKDPAAAARLATARPRLAALAKDLKLPVENLLTPDFLRRLCWRPPELFELESIAAALADLGARGWQIKLTAPLLVEAFNHPDPLPNKDATAEGSASN from the coding sequence GTGAAGCCCGAAGCTATCCCCGCGAGTCCAGAAAGCGCCGAAATCGCTGACCTTGATCTGAGCGAGATACCCGAAGTCATTGAACTAGACACCCCCCGCGACGGGGTGCCTTTAGTGATCAATACCGCTGAAGGGCTATCCCGGGCCGCTAAAGCCCTGGCGGCTGGCACTGGACCAGCGGGTGTTGATGCCGAGCGGGCTTCTGGATTCCGTTACGGCCAGCGCGCCTTCTTGGTGCAGATTCGGCGGGAAGGCGCTGGCACTTGGCTGATTGATCCGGAACCTTTCGAGGATCTCAAAATCATCGATGAAGCCCTCCGTGGCGTGGAATGGATCCTTCATGCGGCCAGCCAAGATCTGCCCTGCCTCTACGACCTAGGGATGTGGCCTGACTCGCTCTTTGATACCGAGTTAGCTGCTCGGATCGCGGGGCTACCCAAGGTAGGCCTAGCCGCAGTGGTCGAACAATTGCTGGGTTTTGGACTAGCCAAAGAACATTCGGCCGCCGACTGGTCGACTCGCCCGCTGCCAGAGCCCTGGTTGCGCTACGCCGCACTCGACGTCGAGGTGCTGGCCGAATTGCGCGAGGAACTCGTCGAGTTATTGACCGCTGATGGCAAGCTCGAATGGGTCAATGAGGAATTCCATGCCATTCTGCAGGTCGGACCGCCAGCGCCTCGCGTTGATCCGTGGCGGCGCACCTCCGGGGTGCATCAGCTCCGGGACCGGCGTCAGCTCGCCGCGGTTCGCCAGCTCTGGCAGGAAAGAGACGCCCTGGCCCAGAACCGTGATGTCGCCCCGGGCCGATTGCTGCCTGATTCGGCCATCGTGGTTGCCGCTAAAGCGATGCCGAATACGATTCCTCAGCTGCTTGCGGTGCCCGGCTTTAATGGCCGCGCAGTGCACCGGGAGGCACCTCGCTGGATGCGCGCCATTAATGAGGCAAAGGCTCTCAAAGAATTACCGCCATTGCATCTGCCCAGCAATGCGCCGCCCCCGCCGCGTGCCTGGACGGATAAGGATCCTGCTGCGGCTGCCAGATTGGCGACCGCCCGTCCCCGGCTGGCTGCGCTCGCCAAGGATCTCAAGCTGCCAGTAGAGAACCTGCTCACCCCGGACTTCTTACGCAGATTATGTTGGCGCCCACCTGAGCTATTTGAGTTGGAGTCAATCGCTGCCGCACTTGCCGATTTGGGCGCCCGGGGCTGGCAGATCAAGCTGACTGCCCCGCTTCTAGTAGAGGCCTTCAACCACCCAGATCCGCTGCCAAACAAGGACGCCACGGCCGAAGGTTCAGCGAGTAACTAG
- a CDS encoding DUF3000 domain-containing protein gives MSALAKVPSDFLTALGTLRQAQCRSELRLEEIPAPSRLAPYAVALGAEVFEPAAVEASTAELATGRFILLHDPEGSALWDGTFRVVTYIRAQLEADIGTDAMLGSVAWTWLVEALESHGARYRAAGGTATRILSESYGSLAGRPDSIDIELRASWTPEDEKMKDHLEAWSDMVCTFAGLPPLPEGVSALPHRRRS, from the coding sequence GTGAGCGCGCTTGCAAAGGTCCCCTCTGACTTCCTAACTGCCCTCGGCACCCTTCGCCAGGCCCAGTGTCGTAGCGAATTACGACTCGAAGAGATCCCAGCCCCCTCCCGGCTAGCCCCTTATGCGGTGGCCTTGGGAGCCGAGGTCTTCGAACCCGCTGCCGTGGAGGCAAGCACCGCCGAACTTGCCACCGGACGTTTCATTCTGCTGCACGATCCCGAGGGCTCTGCGCTCTGGGACGGCACCTTCCGAGTGGTTACCTACATTCGCGCGCAACTTGAGGCAGATATCGGCACCGACGCGATGCTCGGCTCGGTCGCTTGGACCTGGCTGGTCGAAGCATTGGAAAGCCACGGTGCGCGGTATCGCGCAGCCGGAGGTACTGCAACCCGAATTCTCTCCGAGAGCTATGGCTCCTTGGCTGGTCGTCCTGATTCGATTGACATTGAGCTCAGGGCTTCCTGGACGCCGGAAGATGAAAAGATGAAAGATCACCTTGAAGCTTGGTCAGATATGGTGTGCACCTTTGCCGGGCTACCACCGCTGCCCGAAGGGGTCAGCGCGTTACCTCATCGGCGGCGCAGTTGA
- a CDS encoding SDR family oxidoreductase codes for MKTILIAGGSSAAGIATARALVGAGYRVVTVGSSAARIESAAKASGASPLSADLAEPAAVAELHQKILSDYGPIHGLIHLVGGWRGGGGLAEQNDADWGFLSHNVIETLRITSREFAPDLEQTAGLLAIVSSTSVAKPTAGNANYVAAKAAAEAWTLAIAQGFGKAAEAEQLGEAATTAGQAAAVILRVKSLLTDEMRAAQPERRFPGYTHVDELAARIRTLFEQPAEQLNASVIDLTAD; via the coding sequence ATGAAAACAATTTTGATTGCCGGCGGCTCTTCAGCCGCCGGCATTGCCACGGCGCGCGCCTTAGTCGGGGCCGGCTATCGGGTTGTCACAGTTGGTTCATCGGCTGCGCGAATTGAAAGTGCAGCTAAGGCCAGCGGCGCATCCCCGCTCAGCGCCGACTTGGCGGAGCCTGCAGCGGTCGCGGAGCTGCACCAAAAAATACTCAGCGACTATGGTCCGATCCATGGCTTGATCCATTTGGTGGGCGGCTGGCGCGGTGGCGGCGGGCTGGCCGAGCAGAACGACGCGGACTGGGGATTCCTCAGCCATAACGTGATTGAGACGCTTCGAATCACCAGCCGGGAATTCGCGCCGGATCTGGAGCAGACGGCCGGCTTGCTAGCCATCGTCTCCTCTACTTCGGTGGCCAAGCCGACCGCGGGCAATGCTAACTATGTGGCAGCTAAAGCTGCTGCTGAAGCCTGGACTCTTGCCATTGCTCAAGGCTTCGGCAAAGCGGCCGAAGCGGAACAGTTGGGGGAAGCTGCTACTACCGCGGGTCAGGCCGCTGCGGTGATCCTTCGGGTCAAATCCCTGCTCACCGATGAGATGCGAGCAGCCCAACCGGAGCGACGATTCCCGGGCTATACCCACGTGGATGAACTGGCAGCGCGGATCAGGACGCTGTTTGAGCAGCCCGCCGAGCAGTTGAATGCCAGCGTTATCGATCTCACCGCCGACTAA
- a CDS encoding DUF6421 family protein, with the protein MTQTLPAAPLASADTDLEAIAAGQPWQALKAAATELQDLQIKDGSVPEAEDKSRASKLVETLVSSINELAPNFPHDAEYLSLLVKDFERWAAEGFGIPDFLDSLLAFQPQENRIDGLGHLVVFPMYTQNGSTNRFVEAVLVKVIWPEFIGELEAGAYSNKLFVPISFVDFTPGYDTNSAVLFPESVGVRETPKFTWGAIFQDREAARFRRVLSAAAEITSLELPADAAELLDDQKLTQETFVMWDLIHDRTHMRGDLPFDPFMIKQRMPFFLYSLEELRCDLTAFSESVKIEKDPEASEEARKYAKLVQYAVIFDRIFRFAITGSRVRNYDGLGGQLLFAWMHQHHVLHWTDTKLTIDWDEVADVVVSLGEKIHDLYWRSIDRPKTAHWLAAYELVSNTVTPNPASVWAKGPDALPLNEPPRALTDQVLDDEFPLSMFYEALEKKMRSVIESTTGITGKDAVSESDRVPARTEA; encoded by the coding sequence ATGACGCAGACCTTGCCTGCCGCACCATTAGCCAGCGCCGACACCGATCTTGAAGCCATCGCCGCGGGCCAGCCCTGGCAAGCTTTGAAGGCTGCCGCGACCGAACTCCAGGACCTGCAGATTAAGGACGGTTCGGTTCCCGAAGCCGAGGACAAGTCTCGGGCCAGCAAACTCGTCGAAACGCTGGTCAGTTCGATCAACGAACTCGCTCCGAACTTCCCGCACGACGCCGAATACCTCTCGCTGCTGGTGAAGGACTTCGAGCGCTGGGCTGCGGAAGGCTTCGGCATCCCCGACTTCCTCGATTCCCTGCTCGCCTTCCAACCACAGGAAAACCGCATTGACGGCCTCGGCCACCTGGTGGTTTTCCCGATGTACACCCAGAACGGCTCAACCAACCGGTTCGTCGAGGCCGTACTGGTCAAAGTGATCTGGCCCGAATTCATCGGCGAACTCGAAGCCGGGGCTTATTCGAATAAGCTCTTCGTGCCGATTTCCTTCGTTGACTTCACCCCCGGCTACGACACCAACTCCGCCGTGCTGTTCCCGGAGAGCGTCGGCGTCCGGGAAACCCCAAAGTTCACCTGGGGCGCGATTTTCCAGGACCGTGAGGCAGCTCGATTCCGCCGGGTGCTGAGCGCGGCCGCCGAGATCACCTCGCTAGAACTCCCGGCCGATGCTGCTGAGTTGCTTGACGATCAGAAACTCACCCAGGAAACCTTCGTGATGTGGGATCTGATTCATGACCGTACTCACATGCGCGGCGACCTGCCTTTTGACCCCTTCATGATCAAGCAGCGGATGCCGTTCTTCCTGTACTCGCTTGAAGAACTTCGCTGCGATCTGACCGCTTTCAGCGAATCGGTCAAAATCGAGAAGGACCCGGAGGCCTCCGAAGAAGCCCGTAAATACGCCAAACTGGTGCAGTACGCAGTGATCTTCGACCGGATCTTCCGCTTCGCGATCACCGGTAGCCGGGTGCGTAACTATGACGGCCTCGGTGGTCAGCTGCTGTTCGCCTGGATGCACCAGCACCACGTGCTTCACTGGACCGACACCAAACTGACAATTGACTGGGACGAAGTGGCCGACGTCGTGGTCTCCCTCGGCGAAAAGATCCACGACCTGTACTGGCGCTCCATCGACCGGCCCAAGACCGCTCACTGGCTGGCAGCCTACGAGCTGGTTTCCAACACTGTCACCCCGAACCCGGCTTCGGTCTGGGCCAAGGGGCCGGACGCTTTGCCGCTGAATGAACCGCCGCGGGCGCTGACCGATCAGGTCCTTGATGACGAATTCCCGCTTTCCATGTTCTATGAGGCGCTGGAGAAGAAAATGCGCAGCGTGATCGAGTCGACCACCGGTATTACCGGAAAAGACGCGGTGAGCGAATCTGACAGGGTTCCTGCTAGAACTGAAGCATGA
- a CDS encoding putative glycolipid-binding domain-containing protein, producing MRNSVSWQDASGTGLEDLELLLSHQGGVASGRVQGPKGAPFQLEYTVEFDAQWRTRKVFALERLSGRSLLLRADGMGCWRDQDNVELVELSGAIDVDLSATPFSNTLPIRRLRPEIGESFEIVTAYISVPELTLQADPQRYTRLAETRYRYESLDSDFQAEISVDEMALVTEYPGLFSRRHIG from the coding sequence ATGAGGAACTCAGTGAGCTGGCAAGATGCGAGCGGAACCGGGCTGGAAGACCTTGAATTACTGCTGAGTCATCAGGGCGGAGTGGCTTCGGGGCGGGTACAAGGACCCAAAGGTGCACCTTTTCAGCTTGAATACACAGTGGAATTTGATGCTCAATGGCGGACCAGGAAAGTTTTCGCCCTTGAGCGGCTCAGCGGTCGGAGTTTGCTACTTCGAGCTGACGGAATGGGTTGCTGGAGGGACCAAGACAATGTCGAACTGGTGGAACTCAGCGGTGCCATTGATGTGGACTTGAGTGCCACACCCTTCAGTAACACCTTGCCGATCAGACGGTTACGACCCGAGATTGGCGAAAGTTTTGAGATTGTCACTGCCTATATCTCCGTCCCAGAACTTACCTTGCAAGCTGACCCACAGCGATACACCCGACTTGCCGAGACTCGCTATCGTTATGAATCGTTGGACAGCGATTTTCAGGCAGAGATTTCGGTCGATGAGATGGCTCTGGTCACCGAGTATCCCGGGCTGTTCAGCCGACGACATATTGGCTAA